A genomic window from Silene latifolia isolate original U9 population chromosome Y, ASM4854445v1, whole genome shotgun sequence includes:
- the LOC141632521 gene encoding uncharacterized protein LOC141632521 translates to MNLKHTCSFKGYNKKLSSQYLADKYLEEWRENPTWLLSVFIRRVYRDLGVNISYSQAWLARAKAKLMLYGDGNDEYGCVWDYASALIKYNPGSTAIVVVDNVENPPPHFQRMYVCLKACKVGFLAGCRPFIGVDGCHLKGAYPGMCLVAVVMDANNNIYPVAWAIVEVENRETWTWFLSLLMEDIEKEEGAGLTIISDRQKVSLIEAFNTVTPKAEIRFCVRHIWANFKQQYSGPVYKEAFWKAARATTIVEFKREMEGIKFLSPNANAYLASIPAKHWSRHAFTTTSKNNSLLNNMCESFNAVLKEARDKPIITFMEGIRRYVMKRHYDKRVGVQGFEGRFMPFVTKYLKWADNESRFCTFIPSISGEYEVKHKGVQKAVNLGKRTCSCRHWELSGLPCPHAIVCIMDQREEVLDYVDEAYTKATYVRAFEHAIAAMPGYQDWEKVGQVAPLPPPFKKLPGRPKMKKRRREAGEESSGAAKKMTQRRACGKCGLLGHNVKTCKNPPMTHETEKLGTTRSKSTSAWSNKVRDGVARRAAKRQQDAAMVQGINAASSSQQPQHQESQASANNAPLIQHPRRKLGFED, encoded by the exons ATGAACCTGAAACACACTTGCTCCTTCAAAGGTTACAACAAAAAACTCTCATCTCAATATTTGGCTGACAAATATCTTGAGGAATGGAGAGAAAATCCAACTTGGCTTTTAAGTGTTTTTATAAGACGTGtttatagggatttgggggtgaATATCAGCTATTCCCAAGCATGGTTAGCTAGAGCAAAAGCAAAATTGATGTTGTATGGTGATGGTAATGATGAATATGGCTGTGTCTGGGATTATGCATCTGCTTTGATAAAGTACAACCCAGGCTCAACAGCCATTGTTGTGGTTGATAATGTTGAGAATCCACCTCCACACTTCCAGAGAATGTATGTGTGTCTAAAAGCTTGTAAAGTTGGGTTTCTGGCTGGGTGTAGGCCCTTTATTGGGGTTGATGGGTGCCATCTAAAAGGGGCATATCCAGGCATGTGTTTAGTAGCAGTTGTAATGGATGCTAACAACAACATATACCCTGTGGCATGGGCAATTGTTGAGGTTGAGAATAGAGAAACCTGGACATGGTTTCTGAGCCTTCTAATGGAGGATATAGAGAAGGAGGAAGGTGCAGGATTGACAATAATATCTGATAGGCAGAAGGTTA GTCTTATTGAAGCTTTCAACACAGTCACTCCAAAGGCTGAGATCAGATTCTGTGTGAGACATATTTGGGCAAATTTCAAGCAACAATATAGTGGTCCAGTTTATAAGGAGGCTTTTTGGAAGGCTGCAAGAGCCACTACCATTGTAGAATTCAAAAGGGAGATGGAGGGAATCAAGTTTTTGAGCCCTAATGCCAATGCTTACCTAGCCTCAATTCCAGCCAAACATTGGTCAAGACATGCCTTCACCACTACAAGTAAGAACAACAGTTTACTTAACAATATGTGTGAGTCTTTCAATGCTGTTTTGAAAGAAGCAAGAGATAAGCCAATAATAACTTTCATGGAAGGGATAAGGAGGTATGTTATGAAGAGGCACTATGACAAGAGAGTTGGGGTTCAGGGGTTTGAGGGAAGATTCATGCCATTTGTGACTAAATATCTAAAGTGGGCTGACAATGAGTCAAGGTTTTGTACCTTTATTCCTTCTATCAGTGGTGAGTATGAAGTTAAACACAAAGGAGTTCAAAAAGCTGTCAACTTGGGAAAGAGAACATGCTCTTGCAGGCATTGGGAGCTCAGTGGGTTGCCATGTCCACATGCCATTGTCTGCATTATGGATCAAAGAGAAGAGGTATTGGACTATGTGGATGAAGCTTACACAAAGGCCACATATGTGAGAGCTTTTGAGCATGCCATAGCAGCCATGCCAGGTTACCAGGATTGGGAAAAGGTTGGACAGGTAGCACCTCTCCcacctccttttaaaaagttacCTGGTAGGCcaaaaatgaagaaaagaagaagagaggCAGGTGAGGAAAGCAGTGGGGCAGCAAAAAAAATGACACAAAGAAGAGCTTGTGGGAAATGTGGACTGTTAGGTCATAATGTAAAGACTTGTAAGAATCCCCCCATGACTCATGAGACTGAAAAGCTCGGAACTACAAGATCTAAAAGCACCTCTGCCTGGAGCAACAAAGTGAGAGATGGAGTTGCAAGAAGGGCAGCAAAAAGGCAACAAGATGCAGCAATGGTCCAAGGCATTAATGCAGCCAGTAGTAGCCAACAACCTCAGCACCAAGAAAGTCAAGCAAGTGCAAACAATGCTCCCCTAATCCAACATCCAAGGAGAAAGTTGGGATTTGAAGATTAA